Proteins from a single region of Oreochromis niloticus isolate F11D_XX linkage group LG7, O_niloticus_UMD_NMBU, whole genome shotgun sequence:
- the LOC100695370 gene encoding tripartite motif-containing protein 16-like, whose amino-acid sequence MHSLTLCLWGEMAQEGFKIAGNKLCCAICLDLLEDPVTIPCGHNYCRDCIKIHWDGQDQKHIHSCPQCRQTFIPRPALVKNTMLAELVEEVKQTGLYAAPADYCYAGPEDVACDVCSGRKLKAFKSCLHCVVSYCERHLQPHHKVDGLKKHKLVNPFKNLQENICPHHNEVMKIFCRTDQQCICYLCSMDEHKGHDTVPASVERTEKQKELKPCLEKFQLRIQDREEHVKVFLQEMEAINQSADKAVRDTENTLQQLFLLIKKNISDIQQQIRSQQKTEVKRAKQVVEKLQEELSELKRKYAELEQLSHTEDHTQFLHMFPLFSNLTESTEVPFTKRHPLLYFDDVPPAVLEVKNKLQDDLQEGWQKVSRTVTDVDVLLPQPEPTTRAEFLKFSTQLTLDPDTVNMRLLLSEENRRVTFVSKKQAYPGHPERFMNRSQVLSRESLTGRHYWEIEWSGFGIYIAVAYKSISRTGDQSEFGNNSESWALECYSGNYSLSHDKNCYRFTGPESSQIGVYLDHRAGILSFYNVYSVFDTMTLLHRVQTAFTQPLYVGLRASHFLGSDSSAVFV is encoded by the coding sequence ATGCATTCACTGACACTTTGTCTATGGGGAGAAATGGCACAGGAAGGATTTAAGATAGCTGGTAACAAACTCTGCTGCGCGatctgtttggatctactgGAGGATCCTGTGACTATTCCCTGTGGACACAACTACTGCAGGGACTGTATTAAAATTCACTGGGATGGACAGGATCAGAAGCACATCCACAGCTGTCCTCAGTGCAGACAGACCTTCATACCGAGGCCTGCTCTGGTGAAAAACACCATGTTAGCAGAGTTGGTGGAGGAAGTGAAGCAGACTGGATTGTATGCTGCTCCTGCTGATTATtgctatgctggacctgaagatgtaGCCTGTGATGTTTGTAGTGGGAGAAAGCTGAAAGCCTTCAAGTCGTGTCTACACTGTGTGGTCTCTTATTGTGAGCGCCATCTACAGCCTCATCATAAGGTAGATGGATTGAAGAAACACAAACTGGTCAACCCGTTCAAGAACCTTCAGGAGAACATTTGCCCTCACCACAATGAAGTGATGAAGATTTTCTGCCGCACTGATCAGCAGTGTATCTGTTATTTGTGCTCCATGGATGAACATAAAGGTCATGATACAGTCCCAGCTTCAGTAGAAAGAACTGAAAAGCAGAAAGAGCTGAAGCCATGTCTGGAAAAATTTCAACTAAGAATTCAAGACAGAGAAGAACATGTTAAGGTGTTTCTGCAGGAAATGGAGGCCATTAATCAGTCAGCTGATAAAGCTGTGAGGGACACTGAGAATACACTTCAACAACTATTCCTTCTCATCAAGAAAAACATTTCTGATATCCAGCAACAGATCAGATCCCAACAGAAAACTGAAGTAAAACGAGCAAAACAGGTTGTGGAAAAACTGCAGGAAGAGCTCAGTgaactgaaaagaaaatatgCTGAACTGGAACAGCTCTCTCACACAGAGGACCACACTCAGTTTCTACACATGTTCCCTTTGTTCTCAAATTTGACTGAATCTACAGAGGTACCTTTCACTAAACGTCATCCTCTGCTGTACTTTGATGATGTGCCGCCTGCTGTATTAGAggtaaaaaataaactacagGATGATCTTCAGGAAGGATGGCAAAAAGTTTCCCGCACAGTGACTGATGTAGACGTGTTGCTACCTCAACCAGAGCCCACAACAAGAGCTGAATTCTTAAAGTTTTCAACTCAGCTCACACTGGATCCAGACACTGTAAACATGCGGCTGTTATTATCTGAAGAGAACAGAAGAGTAACATTTGTGAGTAAAAAACAGGCATATCCAGGTCACCCTGAAAGATTCATGAACAGGTCTCAGGTCCTGAGCAGAGAAAGTCTGACTGGACGTCATTACTGGGAGATAGAGTGGAGTGGGTTTGGTATTTACATAGCAGTCGCATACAAAAGCATAAGCAGAACCGGAGATCAAAGTGAATTTGGAAACAATAGTGAGTCTTGGGCATTAGAGTGTTACAGTGGTAATTATTCACTCAGTCATGACAAAAATTGTTATAGGTTTACAGGCCCTGAGTCTTCCCAAATTggagtgtacctggatcacagagcaggtattctGTCCTTCTACAATGTGTACAGTGTGTTCGACACCATGACACTTCTTCACAGAGTCCAGACCGcattcactcagccgctctatgTTGGACTGAGGGCTAGTCACTTCTTAGGATCAGACtcctctgctgtgtttgtttga